The following coding sequences lie in one Thermodesulfovibrionales bacterium genomic window:
- a CDS encoding ATP-binding protein — translation MKRGIFRRIFIVYAIVMVLSGVFGEVYITSAVRANYIANLKKSLSAEINLISKTISFRESGSDSLCRQLKEETGARVTLIANDGRVIGDSDADSARMDNHLHRTEIEQSLLFETGAGIRHSDTLKYDLLYVAKRVSKGEYTEGFIRLAVPLKEVDSSVNLLRIKIIFIMGIILLATWLCAIWQIDHLRRLLRQITDFSRSLSAGEIDKRLFLRNAGEFNEIAENLTSMSVKLQGMMNQSEEEKGRLNVILKSIPDALLIIDAKGSITLSSSSAREFFGDIPMSGMRFVEVIRNHEFAGLMDEVRKTLSPGMIEFRIDAPVEKYLSVRVSPLFYKERELSGFVAVFHDITQIERLEQVRKDFVANVSHEIKTPITAIKGFADTLLEGALDDRENAVRFIGTIKSNSERINDLVDDLMTISKIELGVIRVEKSLTDIDDVFRNVLELFKDKADAKNLSLTVSNGPGVVEINADKNRLIQILTNLLDNAIKFTESGGVTLGFDREDEKTFLFVEDTGIGVPPKYLSRLGERFYRVDPARSRKMGGTGLGLAIVKHLVRAHGWEMQIESTPGKGTRVKVFIA, via the coding sequence ATGAAGCGGGGTATCTTCAGGCGCATCTTCATCGTATACGCCATCGTCATGGTGCTCTCGGGCGTCTTCGGTGAAGTCTACATAACCTCCGCGGTCAGAGCAAACTATATCGCCAACCTCAAGAAGAGCCTGTCTGCCGAGATAAACCTCATCTCGAAAACCATATCTTTCAGAGAGAGCGGCTCGGACAGCCTCTGCAGGCAATTGAAGGAAGAAACCGGAGCGCGGGTGACGCTCATCGCGAATGACGGAAGGGTCATCGGCGATTCCGATGCCGATTCCGCCCGTATGGATAATCATCTCCACCGGACCGAAATAGAGCAGTCACTCCTGTTTGAGACGGGCGCCGGGATTCGTCACAGTGATACCCTGAAATACGATCTCCTCTATGTCGCGAAGAGGGTTTCTAAAGGAGAATACACGGAGGGGTTCATAAGGCTCGCGGTGCCGCTCAAGGAAGTGGACAGTTCCGTGAATCTTCTCAGGATCAAGATCATCTTCATCATGGGCATCATTCTTCTCGCGACATGGCTCTGCGCGATCTGGCAGATAGACCATCTGAGGCGACTTCTCAGGCAGATTACGGATTTCTCGAGGTCACTATCGGCCGGCGAAATAGACAAGAGGCTCTTCCTGAGGAATGCCGGCGAATTCAACGAGATCGCGGAGAACCTCACCTCTATGTCCGTCAAACTGCAGGGCATGATGAATCAGAGCGAGGAGGAAAAGGGCCGTCTCAATGTCATCCTGAAGAGCATCCCCGATGCCCTCCTCATCATAGACGCGAAGGGGAGCATCACCCTTTCGAGCTCTTCCGCACGGGAATTCTTTGGCGATATCCCGATGTCCGGCATGAGGTTCGTCGAGGTGATACGGAATCACGAATTTGCCGGTTTAATGGATGAAGTGCGTAAAACCCTCTCGCCCGGGATGATAGAATTCAGGATCGACGCCCCCGTAGAAAAGTATCTCAGCGTGAGGGTGTCGCCGCTCTTTTACAAAGAGAGGGAACTTTCCGGTTTCGTGGCGGTCTTCCACGACATTACGCAGATCGAAAGACTCGAGCAGGTGAGAAAGGACTTTGTCGCCAACGTCTCCCACGAGATAAAGACCCCCATCACGGCGATCAAGGGTTTTGCCGATACGCTCCTCGAAGGGGCCCTCGACGACCGCGAAAACGCCGTAAGGTTTATCGGAACGATAAAGTCCAACAGCGAGCGGATAAACGATCTTGTGGACGACCTCATGACGATCTCGAAGATCGAACTCGGTGTCATAAGGGTCGAAAAATCCCTGACCGACATCGATGATGTCTTCCGGAATGTCCTCGAATTATTCAAGGACAAGGCCGATGCCAAGAACCTCTCCCTGACCGTCTCGAACGGGCCGGGAGTCGTGGAGATCAATGCCGACAAGAACCGGCTCATTCAGATATTGACCAACCTCCTCGACAACGCTATCAAGTTTACCGAATCGGGGGGCGTCACCCTAGGATTTGATAGAGAAGATGAGAAGACCTTCTTATTCGTCGAAGATACGGGCATCGGGGTCCCCCCGAAATATCTGTCGAGACTCGGGGAACGGTTCTACAGGGTCGATCCCGCGAGATCGCGGAAGATGGGAGGCACCGGGCTCGGCCTCGCGATCGTAAAACACCTCGTGAGGGCCCACGGGTGGGAGATGCAGATAGAAAGCACCCCCGGCAAGGGGACACGGGTGAAGGTCTTTATCGCATGA
- a CDS encoding RNA methyltransferase encodes MRYTDIASTSNPRVKEAVAVREKRRKYKHEAFLIEGPHLVEMALQSGTSLKRVFFTEEFASLRQRTRLLKELTKHGAEMFRITAHVLSMLSDTEAPQGIIATASYEPSALDTLPVLENPLLVILDGIQDPGNLGTIIRTSDAAGADGVIMLPETCDAFMPKALRSSAGSIFNLPIVYSEAATLIPWLRGKSVCLSVADVKATTEIYQADLSQPLAFVFGNEAHGVSDILKKEASLLIRIPIFGKAESLNVATSAAICLYEAVRQRTFSKH; translated from the coding sequence ATGCGATATACCGACATAGCGAGCACGTCGAACCCCCGGGTGAAAGAGGCGGTCGCCGTAAGAGAAAAAAGGCGAAAGTACAAACATGAGGCTTTTCTCATAGAGGGCCCGCATCTCGTCGAGATGGCGCTTCAATCGGGGACGTCCCTGAAGAGAGTCTTCTTCACCGAAGAGTTTGCATCTCTTAGGCAGAGAACCCGCCTCTTGAAAGAGCTGACAAAGCACGGTGCCGAAATGTTCCGGATCACCGCTCACGTCCTCTCGATGCTCTCGGACACAGAGGCGCCGCAAGGCATCATCGCGACAGCATCTTACGAGCCCTCCGCCCTCGATACCCTGCCTGTACTTGAGAACCCTCTCCTCGTGATTCTTGACGGCATCCAGGACCCGGGCAACCTCGGCACGATCATCAGGACCTCCGACGCTGCCGGTGCGGACGGTGTAATCATGCTTCCGGAGACATGTGATGCCTTCATGCCGAAGGCGCTGCGGTCGTCAGCGGGGAGCATCTTCAATCTCCCCATCGTCTATTCAGAGGCGGCTACGTTAATTCCGTGGCTGAGGGGAAAATCCGTCTGCCTCTCCGTGGCCGATGTAAAGGCAACAACCGAAATCTACCAGGCTGACCTTTCTCAACCTTTGGCCTTTGTCTTCGGCAACGAGGCTCACGGGGTGAGCGACATCCTTAAGAAGGAGGCATCGCTTCTTATCAGGATTCCGATCTTCGGCAAGGCAGAAAGCCTCAATGTCGCGACATCGGCAGCCATATGCCTCTATGAAGCGGTCAGACAGAGGACATTTTCAAAGCACTAA
- a CDS encoding response regulator — protein sequence MDKKKILVVDDEPDIVELVSYNLKKEGFEVSSASDGEEALTKMKKGSFDFFILDLMLPGIQGMELCRILRNDPKTKNVPIIMLTAKGEEVDRILGLESGADDYISKPFSPRELVARIRAVLRRSSEKPAVEKVIKVGDLLINRETYSVTKRDVPLTLSSTEFKLLLYLVERKGKVFSREQLLDAVWKDESFVEPRTVDVHIRRLRTQVEDDPSNPKHIKTRRGIGYYVDAGI from the coding sequence ATGGACAAGAAGAAGATACTCGTCGTCGACGACGAGCCGGATATTGTCGAATTAGTCTCCTATAACCTCAAGAAAGAGGGGTTCGAAGTCTCGTCTGCCTCTGACGGAGAAGAGGCCCTCACAAAAATGAAGAAGGGGAGCTTCGATTTCTTCATCCTTGACCTCATGCTTCCGGGCATTCAGGGCATGGAACTCTGCCGAATCCTCCGAAACGACCCGAAGACAAAAAATGTTCCGATAATCATGCTTACGGCAAAAGGGGAGGAGGTAGACAGGATACTCGGCCTCGAGTCGGGGGCTGACGACTACATATCGAAGCCTTTCAGTCCGAGAGAGCTTGTGGCGCGGATACGGGCGGTCTTGAGGAGGAGTTCAGAGAAACCAGCGGTGGAGAAGGTGATAAAGGTGGGGGACCTCTTGATCAACAGGGAGACCTATTCCGTGACCAAGAGGGATGTGCCGCTGACCCTCAGTTCCACCGAGTTCAAGCTTCTTCTCTACCTCGTCGAAAGAAAAGGGAAGGTCTTCAGCAGGGAGCAGCTTCTCGATGCGGTATGGAAGGACGAGTCCTTCGTCGAGCCGAGGACTGTGGACGTGCATATACGGAGGTTGCGCACTCAAGTCGAGGACGACCCTTCAAACCCGAAGCATATAAAGACGCGAAGAGGAATCGGCTACTATGTCGACGCGGGCATATGA
- a CDS encoding family 1 glycosylhydrolase: protein MMKKHVFPENFLWGVATSAFQLEGSPNADWASWDSRLSEKPDVTNHYRLYREDLALLKELGVNAYRFSLEWSRIQPREGVWDDRAIAHYQEIIDILAENRIEPMVTLHHFTHPLWFLKKCPWHEDASVDTFLAYVEKVLSILKGVRYWITFNEPYVLLLGGYLEGCMPPGVKDASLALRALNNILLAHGKAYDLIHTSMPDAMVSVAHNMAALAPWKRWNPLDRLLAKIAKYFYN, encoded by the coding sequence ATGATGAAGAAGCATGTATTCCCGGAAAATTTCTTGTGGGGAGTCGCCACGTCGGCCTTTCAGCTCGAGGGCTCGCCGAATGCAGACTGGGCCTCATGGGATTCACGTCTCAGTGAAAAACCGGATGTGACGAACCACTATAGACTCTATCGGGAAGATCTGGCCCTGCTCAAGGAACTCGGGGTGAATGCCTATCGTTTCTCCCTGGAGTGGAGCAGGATTCAGCCGCGGGAAGGTGTCTGGGACGATAGGGCGATAGCGCATTATCAGGAGATCATCGACATACTCGCTGAGAACCGCATCGAGCCCATGGTGACCCTCCACCACTTTACGCACCCCCTCTGGTTCTTAAAGAAATGTCCCTGGCATGAAGACGCGTCGGTCGATACATTTCTCGCCTATGTCGAAAAGGTCCTCTCGATATTGAAGGGCGTGCGGTATTGGATAACCTTCAATGAACCTTATGTCCTCCTGCTCGGCGGCTACCTTGAGGGATGCATGCCGCCGGGGGTTAAGGACGCTTCTTTGGCGCTCAGGGCATTGAACAATATCCTTCTCGCCCACGGGAAGGCGTACGACCTCATCCATACGAGCATGCCCGACGCGATGGTGAGTGTCGCCCACAACATGGCCGCCCTCGCCCCGTGGAAGAGATGGAATCCCCTTGACAGGCTCCTCGCGAAGATCGCGAAGTACTTCTACAACC